The genomic interval TAGTTGAAGAGTTAATTTTTGTCCTTTTAGCTGATTTTAAATCTTTGGTCCCTTTTCCTGTGGCTCATTGGCACTACCTTTCCTTTCAACGGAACTTCGGATCAGTTTTCCCCTTGAGATGAAGAAGCTCAAGTCTAGGTCGCAGAGAGTGAAAGTGTTCCAGGCTTAGCAACAGAAACTGAAATTTGAGAAGCATTAACCACAAAAATCAAGAATGGGGTTCACCGAATAAGATTAACGAACAAGTAAGAGAGTTGATGACCTCAGTTGTGATATCACTAACAGCTAACCCGCCAGCCGTGCGACGACGCAGTGATCGCAGCACGACCAAATCAAATGATCGCGCTGCGCGGACAATTACTTCTGCTGTCCGTTCATGAGCAATGGTTTTAATCCGATAGCGAATTTTAGCGCCCCTCTGCTGTAAAACTTGTTCAATTTCTTGTTCAAAGGCTTGGATTTGTTCTTTACTTGTTCTTGGGTCACAGACATGAAGGTACGTTACTGAAGAACGATGGGTATCGGCAAATAATTGTGAAAAACGAATGGCGCGGACAGCAGCCACAGTCAAATTCTTTACCGGGACAAGAATGCGGTGCAGATGAATTGGTTCATCGAGTAAGCGCGTGACCGCCACTGGACAATGGGACGACCAAATGACATTATTGATTAAACTGCCAAATAAGCGCGATCGCAGCGCGATCGTTGTTTCACTCCAACCCATAACAATTAAACTTGCTTTTTGTTCTCTTGCCGTGCGGGTAATGCCTTCTGCAATATCATCATCAATCCGCAATAACGGATTGGCTCTGACATCAAATTCTTCGCTGTAATGCTGCCCTTTCGCTAAGAGTTTTTCTTGCTGTTGAATAGAAACGGAAAGTTGGGGCTCATCCATATGGACATGAGCTTGTACTACCGTTAAAGGCACCACTATTCCCAACTCGTGACGCGCTAACAGCGCTCCCATTTCAATCAAATAGCGTTCCGTCATCGGATTATAAACCGGAACCACAACGGTAAACAGATTTTCTTGCGCTTTCAGCAAAGCTGGATTCTGGGTTTCTTGTTGTAATTCTTTCTCTACCTGTTCCCACCAAACCCAATCTTCTCCCGTATCAAGTCCAGTTTTAGCTAAAGGCAATTTCCGTCCAAAGCGTTCGGTTAATAAGGGTCCCAATAGAGAAGTCACCAGCATTAAAACAATTACCGTATTAAACACTTCTTGGGGAATTAACCCCGCTTGCACTCCTGCTAAAGCTGCTGCTAAGGTTGCCGCTACTTGCGGTAGAGACAGCGACCACATGGTCAAGGTTTCATCCCAAGAATAGCGATACAGCACTTTTGCCACCAAAGTGGCTAAGAACTTTGAAACAAATAAGCCGGCAATCATCGCTAAGGGGAAGGCAAAATTAAAACGAATCGTCTCGATAAAAACTGGAATATCCAGTAACAAGCCCATGCTGACAAAAAAGAAAGGAATAAACAGGGTACTGCCCACAAACTCCACTTTTTCTTCAACTGGACTATGTCCAACTACATCATTAACGGCTAAACCGACTAAAAATGCGCCAACAATTTTGTCCACATTGATGATTTGGGCACCGACTGAGGCTAAAAAGACAACAAGTAACACAAACAAAAACTGATTACTTTCCTCATCTCCGGTGCGTTGAAAGTATTTCTTACCCGCCCAATCAATTCCAAATAAAACTAAAACAGTATAGACCGCAAGTGCCAACAACTGCATTGTCAAACTAAATGCCGAAAAGTCTCCGGCATGGATGGCAATACAAATTGCTAAGACCAGTAGCGCGGCGATATCCGTAAAAATTGTTGCTCCAATCGTCACAATTACCGATTCATTACTACTGACCCCAAGACGATTCACAATCGGGAAACCTAAAAGCGTGTGTGAAGCAATCAGAGAGCCAATTAAAATCGATGCATTCCAGCCAAAATCAAATCCTTGCGCAATTCCCAATCCGATTAATAAAGGTAAGATAAAAGTTGCCAGACCAAAACTGAGAGCGCGATTTTTCTTTTTCCGAAACTCCTCTAAATCAATTTCTAAGCCAGCAACAAACATCAAATAGATTTTCCCGATATCCGACAGCAGTTTCATGGTTTCACTGTCTTTGTCGAGCAGTTGTAAGCCATCATTACCAAGAATGATGCCAGCCACGAGTAGCCCGACTAGCCCTGGTAAGCGCAACCGCTCAAAAATAGGAGGAATGATTAGGCTAACCAGCAGTAGAATGGTGAATTCAATCAGTGGACTATCGGGGAGAGAAGAAAACAAGGTTGTTCTGAGTTAATCCATAAAAAGATTAACCTTATCATAGTTCAAGTGTCTTTTTTCAGCCTCTACTTGGTTTTGATGAATGCCAACGGGTAAACTGGATGAAAGGGAATTGCCACAAGACGCAAGTGAAGTAATTTTTTCGCAATTCTCACAACTTTACAAGGATACCTGATTTTTTATACAAGTCGATCTCTGAACTTCTAGACTCTTCCTCAAAGCGCGTAATTACCCTTTCTCATTAATTAGGACGAATGAGCGTGCTGAGATAATAATTTTTTATTCTAAAGAAATAGACATTTCTCGTCGATAGGTGTGAACCAGGGTTGGCAATTGTATTTGCTCTACAAGAGGTGAACAACCCAACCAATGGCGAGCCCGTTCAGCAAATTGTTGGGGATTACCACTAACGCAAAAACGGGTTGGTGCTGGTGCATCAAGATTCTTTAACCCCATTAATTCTAGTTCTTGTTCTGTGGCGGTGACGACATGCTCAGCCGGGTCAATAAACTGAATGGTACTTGGTAAAATATCCCCTAAAACCGGTGCTAAGTAAGGATAGTGAGTACACCCATACACGAGAGTATCAATTTGTTTTTCCTGTAGAGAAGCTAAATAGGTTTGAGCGACTTCTCGAACATAGGGGTCATTGAGACGGTTTTGCTCAATTAAAGGGACAAATTCAGGACAACTCACTTGCCAAACTTGAGCACGATGATCGACTTCCAGAATGGCTTGTCTATAGGCGTTACTCGTCGCGGTGGCTGGTGTTGCAATCACACCAATGCGTTTGCCTACTGCCACAGCCGCTCGTGCTCCGGGTAAAATAACGCCCAGAATCGGAAGATTAAACTCTGAGCGCACTGTTTCTAAGGCGAGGGCAGAAGAGGTGTTACAAGCCATGATGACCATTTTTACCCCTTGAGCAGTCATCCAATGCAAAATTTCCCGGCAGAACTGCACAATTTCATCATGAGAGCGGCTGCCATAGGGAAGACGAGCGGTATCAGCAAAATAAAGGAGTGATTCTTGTGGAAGTTGTCGATAGAGTTCCCGTAAAACCGTTAATCCTCCTAAGCCACTATCAAAGACGCCTATGGGATGTTGAGGAACGATTTGTTGTTGGGAGAGTTGATGAGTGAACAAATTAATCCCCTGTAACAGATTCATGGATGGTTTTGCGATGGCTAGTGAGAGAGATTATTGAGTTTGTTGAACATATTGTAAAATCCCGTCTGCAATCGCCTCTGCCATCCGTTTCCGGAAGTTGGGATCCGCTAAGCGCGGCGCATCTTCGCGTCCGGTAACAAATCCGACTTCGACTAACACGGCGGGCATGGCAGAATTACGTAAGACATAGAAATTGGCTTTTTTCACACCGCGATCGCGCGTATTCATGTTACTGATGATGCTGCGTTGAATCGCTTGGGCAAGAGCCCGACCACTGGCATAGTAGAAGGTCTCTGTGCCATTGACATCAGGACGGCTCATACTAATGGCATTAGCATGAATGCTGATAAAGAAATCGGCATCCTCACGGTTTGCCATTGCTGTGCGTCCCCCTAAGCTAACAAAGCGATCATCCCATCGCGTCATTTTTACGCTTAACCCGTTACTTTCTAAGGTTTTACGAACATGATGCGAAATGGGGAGAACAACATCTTTTTCCCGTAGACCGCCAATCCCGACCGCACCGGGATCTTTACCCCCATGTCCTGGGTCTAGAACGACGAGCAAATCCTCTTGATTGTTTCCACGGGAAACAGATGGAGGGGGAGTCGGTTGAGTTGAAGGGGATGGCGATTGAGGCACTCGGATAGTTTGCTGTCGTTGGTTCCAATTGTTGAGGCTAGGTAAATTCCGGCGGGTGGGTTGTCGTAATTGTCGCAGCGCGATCGCAAGGGTATTTGCACTGGGTTGATTCAAATCGTCGGAAATTTGAACGCCTGGGGACGATTGCACTTGTACAACCACTGTTTCTTCATCTTTTTGTCGCACTCGAATTTGGGAAATTGGACTATTGCGTGTCAACTCTGGACCGCGTACGGGATCCGCTAATTCGGCATTAGGGATCGTAATTTCATAGATGCCGCTGACCCGATTCCAACTTCCGCTGCCCGTGATCGGTTGATTCGCTCGCACTAACAACTGATTATTCCTTAAATCAACCGCTTGAATCGTTGTTGTTTGGGCGGGTTGCTCTTGATTGGTGACCGAGGCTGGGACGGGCGGAGTGGAAACTTGATTGCGGACTGCCCGCATCCCTCCTTCCGGCAAGAAAACAATACCGCCTTGACCAAGGGTCGTCGGAAACGCCTGCCAATCTGGACTCGCTGCACTCAGATGAAGTGTTACTTCTGCCGCATCACTGCCACTCGATTTAAATTCAGCATGGCTGATCCCATATTCACCCACGGGCACCACCGGCGGCAAATCCGATGGCAAAGTGACCTCAGGTAAGCGAAATGAAATTTGTTTTTTATCCTGACTGCGCTCAACTTGAATATTTTTTCCGGGGGACCTCTCTAATCGCAGTAATAAGCCACTGCGCGTGACCTTAAAGTAAGGATTATCCTTAGCATTAGCATCGGCATTGCCCACGCCTAACAAGGGAGACGTTGAGGGTTGGTTCGGGGACTGATTCCCACCAGGAGCAGTTCTCACTTGGCTTCTCGCAACCCGCTTCGCTTCCGGTAACTCCACC from Cyanobacteria bacterium GSL.Bin1 carries:
- a CDS encoding universal stress protein → MFSSLPDSPLIEFTILLLVSLIIPPIFERLRLPGLVGLLVAGIILGNDGLQLLDKDSETMKLLSDIGKIYLMFVAGLEIDLEEFRKKKNRALSFGLATFILPLLIGLGIAQGFDFGWNASILIGSLIASHTLLGFPIVNRLGVSSNESVIVTIGATIFTDIAALLVLAICIAIHAGDFSAFSLTMQLLALAVYTVLVLFGIDWAGKKYFQRTGDEESNQFLFVLLVVFLASVGAQIINVDKIVGAFLVGLAVNDVVGHSPVEEKVEFVGSTLFIPFFFVSMGLLLDIPVFIETIRFNFAFPLAMIAGLFVSKFLATLVAKVLYRYSWDETLTMWSLSLPQVAATLAAALAGVQAGLIPQEVFNTVIVLMLVTSLLGPLLTERFGRKLPLAKTGLDTGEDWVWWEQVEKELQQETQNPALLKAQENLFTVVVPVYNPMTERYLIEMGALLARHELGIVVPLTVVQAHVHMDEPQLSVSIQQQEKLLAKGQHYSEEFDVRANPLLRIDDDIAEGITRTAREQKASLIVMGWSETTIALRSRLFGSLINNVIWSSHCPVAVTRLLDEPIHLHRILVPVKNLTVAAVRAIRFSQLFADTHRSSVTYLHVCDPRTSKEQIQAFEQEIEQVLQQRGAKIRYRIKTIAHERTAEVIVRAARSFDLVVLRSLRRRTAGGLAVSDITTEVINSLTCSLILFGEPHS
- a CDS encoding glutamate racemase encodes the protein MNLLQGINLFTHQLSQQQIVPQHPIGVFDSGLGGLTVLRELYRQLPQESLLYFADTARLPYGSRSHDEIVQFCREILHWMTAQGVKMVIMACNTSSALALETVRSEFNLPILGVILPGARAAVAVGKRIGVIATPATATSNAYRQAILEVDHRAQVWQVSCPEFVPLIEQNRLNDPYVREVAQTYLASLQEKQIDTLVYGCTHYPYLAPVLGDILPSTIQFIDPAEHVVTATEQELELMGLKNLDAPAPTRFCVSGNPQQFAERARHWLGCSPLVEQIQLPTLVHTYRREMSISLE
- a CDS encoding AMIN domain-containing protein; translated protein: MVKQASILIGSLVATALTAAPAYAGELTFWRFNEDDNRLLFQTEKRVQPRAQLIFNPTRVVIDLPNTVLGHSLVNQSVGGAVQEVRVGQFDQKTARLVVELAPGYTLDPDKVKIREQRSQRWSVELPEAKRVARSQVRTAPGGNQSPNQPSTSPLLGVGNADANAKDNPYFKVTRSGLLLRLERSPGKNIQVERSQDKKQISFRLPEVTLPSDLPPVVPVGEYGISHAEFKSSGSDAAEVTLHLSAASPDWQAFPTTLGQGGIVFLPEGGMRAVRNQVSTPPVPASVTNQEQPAQTTTIQAVDLRNNQLLVRANQPITGSGSWNRVSGIYEITIPNAELADPVRGPELTRNSPISQIRVRQKDEETVVVQVQSSPGVQISDDLNQPSANTLAIALRQLRQPTRRNLPSLNNWNQRQQTIRVPQSPSPSTQPTPPPSVSRGNNQEDLLVVLDPGHGGKDPGAVGIGGLREKDVVLPISHHVRKTLESNGLSVKMTRWDDRFVSLGGRTAMANREDADFFISIHANAISMSRPDVNGTETFYYASGRALAQAIQRSIISNMNTRDRGVKKANFYVLRNSAMPAVLVEVGFVTGREDAPRLADPNFRKRMAEAIADGILQYVQQTQ